The Paenibacillus pabuli DNA segment CATGGCCACTACCGCCGGTTCGGGACCATTTTGACCTGCCCACGCTGGGGCTGGACTGGGTATTCCTGCGAAACCCCGCCCCAGGAAGCTGGTCACTAACGACGCATCCAGGCCACTTGACCTTATGTGGAAACTCCCTTTCCCTTCATGATCTGGGGAATCCCGCATTTGTTGGACGGCGTCTGAGTCATTTCCAATGCAGCATGGCTGCCGAGCTGAACTATGACCCTCTTCAGGATGATGAAGAAGCCGGATTAACGGCCTTTATGAATGGAAAATATCATTATGATCTGGCGATTAAGCGGATCAACGGACAGAAGAAAATCGTCTTTCGCCGAACCGTAGGTTCATTACAAACCGAACAAGTTCAAGACTGTGCAACCGGCCTTGTGAAATTAAGAATCAGGACAGAGCGCAATCAATTCAAATTCTACCTGCAGCAAGAGTTAGGGGAGGACATCTGGATTGGATCTGGTGAAACCCATCTGCTCTCTACCGAAGTGGCCGGCGGCTTCACCGGCATCATCATCGCCATGTATGCCCATGCTCCATCCGGTGCAGGTACGCCAGCCCAATTCGATTGGTTTGATTACGAACCGCTGGAGGAGACACCAGAGTAATCTTTCATAAGCTGCTAATCAAAACAAACCAAAAACCCACCGTCCATGTTGATCTGGCCGCGGTGGGTTTTAAGTATATTCTAGCAAATGAGTCGTTTCTTACATTGAATCAACCTAGCTAAATCCCGAAAACAATCTGGCTTACTTGCCGGAAGGCTGTGCTTCAGCAGTATACCCGGCCGGAATGTCTGTCTCTGCCGTAACTTCCGTAATGACCATTGGATACATCATGTCCGGATCCGGCTGAACGATGGAATACAGCACGATGGCACGTCCATCCTTCTCCAGTTTGACGTCATCAATCTTCAAACCGTAACCAGGATGAGGCATTTCAGCAGTGAGCTTCACCTTGGTTGTTTTGTCATCAACCTTCGTTGTGGTCACTTCAGGTACGATGGCTTGCTGGCCTTCGCCCGGAGTCTCGGGAGCCGGCTCAGCCGAGCCGCCATTGCCGTGCTTATCCACAAATTCAAGTGCATTGAAGATCATGCTTGCAGCCTCCATACGGGTAAGCGACTGATCTGGACGGAAGTTACCGTCCTTATCCAGTTCGATGATGTTCATGTTCAGCAGGTTCTGGACTGCAGATATGGCGTCCTTACCAATTTTATTTTCGTCCTTAACAAGATTATACTTCATGATCACCGGATAATTCCCGGTTGTGTTAATGCCTTCATGAAGCAAAATTACAAATTGCTCGCGTGTCATCTTGCCTTGTGGATTCAATTCTACTGGGATCGACAGACCATTCTGGGTTGCAGCCTGTACAGCATCTGCATACCAGGTATCCGGGCTAATTTTGTTTTGCGCGGATGCAGCAGCATATTCATTTTTCAATCCAAATGCCTTCACGATCAGTTGAACACCCTGCGGCTCGGATAACGCCAGATCCGGACGGAACAGATCCGCCGTCACCCCGCTGACAATCCCTTTGGATTTCAGGGCATCGACAATCGTTTTTTGTCCTTCATCTTTTACATCCGAAAAAGCGAGAACAGAAGCACCTCCTGCCGTCAGAGAAACGCAAAGCGCAAGTGTTGCAGCCAATCCTTTTTTATGTTTCATTTCCTGGCACCTCCTAAGATTAGTAAACCCTATTTTTGGATTCTTCAATCCTACAGACGGGATCCCTTCAGAAAATGTTTCAGAGAATTCGACATTAGGGTAATCTTGTGCAAAAAACTACATATACATGTCTGTATGGCCTGCGAATTTTCACTTTCATGCCCTTCTTCCCTGCTTCGTTGACAATGATTCGGATTAGCGCAAAAATAAGAAAAGAAGAAATCACGGATTTGACGGATAAACAGCAAACTGGATCGCATAAAGTAAGAGGGCACGACGCGCTAATTTCAGGTGTCGGCCCTTTTCTTGCCTCCGTACCTTACCTAACTTCCACCTGAACAAAGGAGAACCAAGATATGTCCAAGACAGGATTGCTTCGAAGCTATGTCGTCTCCAACTGGCCCGTGTATCTGGCTGCCGTTGTGCTGATCATTGTCTCCAATGTCGGTCAGGCTTCTTTGCCCCGTATTCTGGGCAGTTTCACGGACCAGCTCATGCAGAATACGCTTCAAATGAATACGGTCATCCGTTACAGTCTCTGGCTTCTCGCCATAGCCATTGCCTACAACCTTCTCTTCGGAACAGGACAGTTCATGATCATGCGACTTGGACGCCGCTTCGAATTCATGACGCGTGAACGCATTTTCGGCAAGTTTTCCGAATTGAGCGAGCACTATTTTTCCAAGCAGGGAAACGGGAAACTGCTCAGCTATGTCATGAATGACGTCACCTCCGTACGCGAGGCCATTTCCAACGGAGTGACGATGATGACGAATGCCACATTCCTGCTGATATCCTGTATCGTCATGATGCTTCTTAGCGGAATTCCAATGAGCCTTATTCTGATCAGTATCGTTCCCCTGCTGGCCATACCCTTTCTGGTTGTGTTTTTCGGTCCCCGCATTCGCAAGCGGTCTCGTGATGTGCAGGACGCTCTTGCGAACATGACCGAATCTGCGGAAGAGCAGCTCGGCGGAATTCGCGTGACGAAGACCTTCGCCATTGAAGACGGTGCCCGTGCTCGATTTGGTGCAACAGTAGATGCCATTAAGGAAAAGCAATTGCGACTCGTTCGCCTTTCTTCCCTCTTTCAGGCGCTGCTGCCATTGCTCGGAGCCATCTCATTGGTCGTTTCCCTGCTTGTCGGCGGAATTCTGACGATGCAAAATTCCATTACACTCGGAAGCTTTGTCGCGTTGACGCTATATTTGCGGATTATCATGGGACCGCTTCAGCAGATTGGCAATGTAATTAATACCATGCAGCGATCGGGAGCCTCCCTCGAACGGGTTAACGATCTGCTGACAGAAGAACCGGATGTCCGGGAATTTTCCGGGGCCAAAACGCTGAATGCAGTGAATGACATTACCATTGAAGACCTGTCCTTCTCCTACCCGGGAAGTTCGGCTTCCGCACTTAAACACATCAGTCTGAAGATTGGGGCCGGACAGACCGTGGGCATTGTGGGCAAAACCGGATCCGGTAAAAGCACCCTGGTCAAACTGCTGCTTCGTACATATGAACCGCCTGAAGGCACGATTCGAATGAATGGCACAGACATTCGTCAGCTGTCATTGGAAAGTCTTCGTTCCCGCATTGCCTATGTCCCGCAGGATGGTTTCCTGTTCAGCACCACCATTCGTGACAACATCGCATTCAGTGACCGGGAGGTACCACTGGATACCGTGGAACGCAGTGCAAGGCAGGCCATGATCTACGACAACATTATTCGCTTCCCGGATCAATTCGACACATTGCTTGGTGAACGCGGACTCACGCTGTCCGGCGGTCAGCGTCAACGTACCAGCCTGGCTCGGGGATTGATCAAAAAAGCCCAGGTCCTCATTCTCGACGACAGCATGAGTGCGGTTGACGCTGTCACCGAAAGCGGCATTCTGCGAAGCCTGAGGGAAATTGGTAAAGGCAAGACCACCCTGATTATTTCCCATCGCATCAGTGCCGTCCGCCATGCGGATGAAATTATCGTGCTGGATGAGGGGCAAATCACAGAACAAGGCACGCACTCGCAATTGATGGCCGCTGAAGGGCTATATGCTGCGACCTACCGTTTGCAGGAGGAGGGATTGCATCATGAAGGATCATAAGGCCAGCACCCATACCGACAAGAGCCCCTTACCTCAGGCCTCGTCCGGAAACAATATTGGTTCGGGCACAGCAAAAGAACCCAGCAAGCGTTCTTCTTTCAAAGCGATGATGAGCTACGCCAAACCTCACCGGTTTGCTTTTTTGGGCATCTTTTTTTGCTCCTTGCTCGGGATCTCCGCCGATCTGCTTCAGCCGTATCTGGTCAAAATCGCTATTGATGACCATCTGGCGATCGGCCAGACCAGCGTGGGATTTCTTGTAAAGCTGGCTGCCATCTATTTGGCACTGGCTGTAATCAGCTTTATTTTCACCTATGTACAAAATAACTTGCTGCAGCATGTCGGTCAGAACATCGTCTCCCGTATTCGCAAAGACCTCTTCCGGCACATTTCCAAAATGTCCATGTCCTTCTTCGACCGCTTCCATATCGGAAGTCTGGTTACGAATGTGTCCAGCGATACGGAGACGATCAGCAGCTTCTTCACCCAGGTTCTGCTCAGCCTGATCCGGGATGGCATGATGCTGGTGCTCATTATCTTTTTCATGTTCCAGCTTGATCCGGTGCTCGCAGGTTACTCTCTGATTGTGCTGCCCGTTATCGCCATTGTGGCGATCCTGTTTCGCAGCAAGCTGCGCCAGGCCTATCAGAATGCCCGCACCCGTCTCTCCCGTCTGATTGCATTTACAGCAGAAAACCTGTCCGGCATGTTTCTGATTCAGGCTTTTCACCAGGAGGAAGAACAGAAGAAACGCTTCACGGAGCAAAACAAACTTCACTTGAAGGCCAACATTACGCAGGCCCGTTCCAATGTGATCTTCAACCGGACGTTTGACATCCTGGGTAATGCCGCCCTGGTAATGATGGTATGGCTTGGCGGACGCGCCGTGCTGGGTGAATCGCTGCAGGTCGGGGTGCTCTATGCGTTTATCAGTTATATTCGCCAGTTCTTCCAGCCGATCAACCAGATCACGATGCAATGGAATACGTTCCAGTCCACTACGGTTTCCATGGATCGGATCTGGAACATTCTGAATACCAAACCTGAGGTCGCAGATCCAAAACCAGGGACCGCCTCCTCACTGGAACCACGGCACGTGATGGGACAGATTGATTTTAACGACGTGTCATTTGGCTACCGGGCAGATCGTCCACTCATTCAGCATCTGAATCTGCACCTCTATCCAGGGGAAATGGTCGGCATTGTGGGTACAACGGGAGCTGGGAAAAGCACACTGATCTCCCTGCTTAATCGGTTCTACGATGTAAACCAAGGCAGCATTGAAATTGACGGCACAGACATCAGGCAGCTGCCTCAGGCCAAACTTCACCGTATTGTGGGGCTTATTCAGCAGGAACCATTCCTGTTCTCAGGCTCCATTATTGACAATGTCCGCATGTTTCGGGAGGATATTACGAGGGAACAGGCGATTGAGGCATGTCGTTTTGTCGGGGCGCATGCCATGATCTCGCGGCTGCCGCAGGGTTACGATACCCGCCTATCGGAACGCGGCAGTGGTCTGTCTGCCGGGGAGCGCCAGTTAATTTCTTTTGCCCGGATCGTGGTATTTCAGCCCCGCATTCTCATCCTTGATGAGGCAACCGCCAATCTGGATTCCCATACCGAGCAGCTGGTGCAGCAAGCACTGGAGACGGTATCGCAGGGTCGAACCACGATTGTCATCGCGCATCGCCTGTCTACGGTCATGCACGCCGACCGAATTCTGGTCATGGAACATGGCGAAATTGTCGAGGAAGGTTCGCATCAGCAACTGATCGAAGCCCAGGGTATCTACGCCGATCTGTACGCCCATGCACGGGAAACCGGTGGTGACACGGCCATTCCAGGGTAATGAATGCCAATATGTGCCGCCTGCGCTGCAGTGCGGCATGTTTTGGTTTTGAGGCAGATGATTAATAAGGAGGAGTGCTTTTTGCAGCGTGAGTCAGCTGAGTATAGTGATCAGCATTTATGCTATCGCCGGAGTACAGTGCTCTGGAAAAGCGCATTGTGTCTTATAATTCTATTGTTATGTGTGGCTCTACTGTGGATCAACTATGTTGAGTACTCGGGAAAATTGCAGACATTGCCTTACTCAATTGCTGCCATTCTCGGCATGTGGCTCGTAGGTCCACTGTTCTTCAAGCTTGTGTCTGGCTTATCCAGACGATCCACCGTGTTATTGTCATGGAGTGATGAAGCAATCGTTACACAGGGAAGGACCGTTCCTTGGCATAAGATTCGTCATATAGAACTTACATCATCCGGGTCCAGCCGTTGGATCTTGTCCGATGCTCCCCTGCTTGCCCTGCATCTGAAGGACGGTAAACGGATTCACATCCAGACTGGTCATTTACTTACCTCCAAAGAATTGCTGCAAGCTGAGATTCGGCTGCAGTTGAACCTGCGTGAAAACCAGCAACGAAATACTTGACCACTCATATCCAATCAATCTTACTAAGCCGCCGTGTTATTTACCGCGAAAACGGGTTGTATACCATATAGGAGAATATATATCTATATCCTGAAGGAGTGCAGATGCAATGAAAATTCAATTGATTCGTCATGCCACACTGTGGCTTGAATATTCCGATCTGAATATCCTGGTCGATCCGATGTTTATGGACCCTGAGGCTATGCCTGCTTTTCCCAACACGCCTAATGATTTGCGCAATCCGAGAGCTGCCTTGCCGGAGACAGAGACCAATTACATGAATCCGGATGTAGTGATTGTTACCCATACCCATGTTGATCACTGGGATGCAGTTGCAGCGGAGCAGCTCCGTAAGGACGTGCCTCTACTGTGTCAGCCTGGTGATGAGAATGTATTTATCGATGCCGGTTTCACCAACGTTCATGCGGTCGATGAAAAATATGAATATCATTCCGTGCGTTTTGCACGAACTTCAGGCCGTCATGGCACTGGGGAAATCGCGGAGCGGATGGGCAAGGTGTCCGGTTTTGTGCTTGAGGCCGATGGCGAACCCGTATCGTATATTGCCGGAGACACAATCTGGTGTGACGAACCGGCCGAGGCCATCGGGCGTTATCAACCCGAAGTGATCGTTGTGAACGCTGGGGGTGCCCGTTTTACCCAGGGTGATCCAATCACCATGGACGGACCTGATGTGGCTGCAGTGAAACAACATGCACCCGATGCGCATGTCATCGCCGTTCATATGGATGCCATTAACCACTGCATGATGTCACGGACGGATCTCGCCAGTTATCTGGCTTCCGAACAATTGGACGGGCAGATTCTCATTCCCCGGGATGGCGAAAGCTTTGTATTTAATTCAGAATCGAAGTTGGAGTAAATCCGATAATCCGAATACAAAAAAAGGGTGTCTCCGTCACATGATGGCGGGGACACCCTTTTCAATTACGCTTCTTCAATGACAATTTATTGAATTTTCAAACGAATCACGTTCCAGGAAGCCTTCGCCAGACTTGCTGTAACCAGCGTACCCGATACTTCCGCACCACCACGGTTATGCGGAGCCACCCGATTCGGCTGTGCAGCGGTATTCACGGCTTTGAGGTCATCACTTTCCAGTACGATATGCTCCAGCAGGCTGCATTGTCCGAAACTGCGCAGATCCACTTCAAGCTGGAGTGAGTCTTCCAGGTGACGGTTCACGGCAAATACAGTCACTTCACCCTGCTCTTCATTATGAACCGCAATCCCTTCCAGGTATGGCACATCCGTAATCTGTTTCGTATCGTACTTCGCTGATTGAATCAATGGCACAAGTGCGGTTCCACGTCCAAAGACGGAAGCGTGCATAAACGGATAGAAAATGGTCTGTCTCCAGGCAGCACCGCCTGTGTCCGTCATGATCGGCGCGATAACGTTGACCAATTGTGCGAGGCAGGCCATCTTCACGCGATCCGCATGCTTGAGCATACTAATTAGCATACAGCCGACAAGCAGCGCATCTTCATGGTTGTATACATCCTCCAGCTGTGGAGGTGCAATCTGCCATGGATCCAGCTTCTTGTCACTTTCGTTGGAGTGATACCACACGTTCCACTCGTCGAAGGACAGATACATCGTTTTCTTGCTGCGCTTCTTCGCTTTGATGTAATCACAGGTCGCCATAACCGTCTCAATAAACTGATCCATCTCCAATGAACGCGCCAGGAACGTCGGTGTATCATCATCTGCGTTGCCATAATACTGATGGAGGGACAAGTATTCCACGTGATCGTAGGTATGATCAAGCACGGTTGCTTCCCATTCCGGGAACGTTGGCATGCCGAGTGATGAACTTCCGCAGGCAACCAGCTCAATGGTTGGATCTGTCCACTTCATGACTTTCGCCGCTTCCAGCGCAACCCGTCCATATTCTTCTGCGGTTTTGTGGCCGATCTGCCATGGGCCGTCCATCTCGTTACCCAAGCACCATGTTTTGACCGCATGCGGCTCCTTGTAACCATGTTTGATCCGCAGATCACTATAATACGAACCTTCCGGATGGTTGCTGTACTCCACGATGTTCCGGGCTGCATCTACACCCCGTGTCCCTAAATTGACGGCCATCATGACTTCGGAATTCGCAAGTTTGGACCAATCCACGAATTCGTTGAAACCGAATTCATTTGTCTCAATGGTTCTCCAGGCCAGCTCAAGTCTGCGTTTACGTTCAGCTACGGGACCTACAGAATCTTCCCAATTGTAACCGGATACAAAGTTTCCCCCAGGATAACGCACAATCGGCACCTGCAGCTCCTTGACCATCTCCAGCACATCCGTGCGGAATCCCGCTTCATTCGCTGAGGAATGCCCCGGCTCATAAATGCCGCCGTATACGGCGCGTCCGAGATGCTCAATGAATGAACCGTATAAACGTTTGTCGACTACCCCAATTGTGAAATCCTTGTCTACCGTCATTTTTGCTTTTACCATCGTGAAGTTCAGCTCCTTAAGATTAATATAAAAATTAATTGATAATCTATGGATCAACGTTCATATTTATATTAAAATCGATTATAACCCTAATTTCAACCTGAATTTTTAAAAATGTTATTCTTTTTGTTGGATTTATGTTTAACTTAATTCTATATTCAATAATGGAGGAACCCAATGATTAGAGCAAATACGGATACCGAATGGCTGCCCTTATACGAAGCACTTGCAAGTGAAGTCCGGTTGCAAATTATTCGACTTGTTGCCGAGAACCCGATGAACGTAAAAGATATCGCCGCCTCACTTGGACTAAGCAGTGCCATCGTAACGATGCACGTTCGCAAGCTGCAGGATGTCGGCATCATTCAATCCAAAATGGTCCGCAAGGATGGCGGTACCCACAAAATGAACAGCCTTGCGATCGACTGGATCGGCATCTCCATGCCGCAGGAAAGCGGAACGTCGAGCAAGGTTCATGAAGTCGCTGTGCCCGTCGGGCACTATACCCATTTTGACGTTTATCCAACCTGTGGTCTGGCTACGGTCAGTCATGTGATCGGGCAATATGATGACCCGCGGTACTTCCTGGATCCCGAGCGGATGCATGCCAATATTCTCTGGTTTGGACGTGGATTCGTGGAATACAAAATTCCGAACTACCTCTTATCGGGACAACAGATTAACTCGATTGAACTATCGCTGGAAATCGGTTCAGAGGCACCTTCGGTCAATCCGAACTGGCCCTCCGATATTACCTTTATGCTCAACGGAATTCAGGTCGGTGAGTGGACAAGCCCTGGTGATTCGGGCAATGGCCGTGGGGTATTCACGCCTGAGTGGTGGAGTGAAAGTGTCAATCAGTATGGCATGCTGAAGGTGCTACGAATTACGCAGGAGGGCACGTTTATCGATGGGCAGCGCGTTTCCGAAGTAACGCTCTCGGATATTCCGGTGGAGCGCAATCAATGGACATTGCGACTGTCGGTAGAAGAGGATGCACAGCATGTAGGAGGTCTTACCTTATACGGTGAGGGATTCGGCAACTATAACCAGGATATTCTGTTCCGTCTCTACTACCAGGATTAGAAGGCTTAAAAAAGAAGCCAAAAAAACCTTCCATCTGCCTATTCGGCGATGATGGAAGGTCTTTTCACTATATCCAGGTTTCCCGTTTCTCGGTTCATTCGATTCGAAGTGAGCCCAGAAACTGGACTAGTACTGAGCCTTACAGTGCACTTCCTCCATAGAGGAAGCGATGTTCCCAGTGCTTGCCTGAGATGTCACTGGTCGTTACTCCGCCACCAGCGTTGGAATAGGTGTGCAATATTTTTCCGTCGCCAAGATAGATTCCGACATGCGTAATTCTTGCCGTAGACTTGTTAACCCCAGCATAAGAGGAAGCTTTTGTGCCTTTATACGACATAAAGAACATCAAATCCCCTCGCTTCAGTTTGGTCCAATCCGTCTGAACGTTACCTTTGCCTTTTACATAAGTTCCCTGCTGGCGTGAATCTGCAGGAAGCTTGATCCCGAGTGCATCGATAAATGCCTGGCGGACAAAGCTGGAGCAGTCGAACGTAGCGGTACTGTTTCTACTCGCTCCGAATTCATAAGGTGTTCCCCAATATTTCATGCCTGCAGCAATAACTTTCTCTACAGCTGCGCTGCCTGTCACAGAAGTGCTGCTGGAACCAGATGTCGTTGTGCTGCCGCTAGCGGCTTTGGTGTATTTAGAAGAAGAGGATATGTATCCTGTGCGGTTGCTGGAATCTTTTACTTTATACCATGCTGATCCCGATTGTTGAAGTACGGTAACCGTTTCCCCTTTGGCCACCATACGAACAACACTCGCAGAAGCTGACGGTGATGTACGCATGTTAACTCCCCAGACCACTTTCAGTTTGGCATTTTCAACCGTTGCTGCGGATACCGGTGCCGTCAGTGCTCCTGCCGTCAGACTTCCCATCAGCATCGTTGCTGTTAGACCCGCGGTAATGATTTTACTTTTCCAGTTCATGATGTCGTGTTCCCCCTGATGTTACAGAATTTTAACCTGGCTTCGTTCTCTCCGGGCTTGCCCCATTGTAAACGGGCTGTCCTTCGTGATCATCAGACCAAAGTCCTGTATTCACCTCAGGCTGATTGAGCACTAAGGATCAGTAGTGAAACCGACATCAACATGGAAAACCACTTAAATAATAAGCATTTTCCAAAGGTTAAAATATTGTAACTATTTGATACCACTTCGTTTCCACTTGTAATCGCACGTTAAATCCGTCCATTCTATCCATAGGTCTATAGGCCCACTAAAAAAAACAGAGAATCCATAAGTGGTAAACATTACTACGACCGAAAAAGGCAAGATTGAGCCTTCATTCACCCATTTTGTACCAATCAACTTCAACGATCGCTTCCTTCTGTCTTCCTTTTAAACAGGTCATATCCAGCCTGGATTAAAAAAAAGACTGTTACTTATAACGCCTGATCGCGCATGAAGTAACAGTCTCTGATATTTTCTATACCTTGAATTTATTGATCTGTTCTTGCAATTCTTCTGCCATCTTGGAGAGAGAACCTGCAGACGATGCAATCTCTTCCATGGAAGCCAGCTGTTCTTCGGTTGCCGCAGATACATTGTGTACTCCGCCTGATGCTTCTTCAGCAATATTGGAGATCTGATCCACATACCGAACCACTTCATCCGTACTTGCTGACATTTCTTCCGATCCGGCAGATACTTCCTGAATTTCACCTGCAACCTTGTTCACTGCTTCTGAGATTTGCTCAAAGGCTTGTCCCGCCGCTGTAACCATCTCTATTCCGGCTTCGGTTTCACTGCTGTTCACTTTCACTGCCTGTACCGCGTGGTTCGTGTCATTCTGAATGAGCTGAACCAGGTCCGTAATCTTCTGCGCGGATTCTGAAGATTCTTCGGCCAATTTACGAACCTCTCCGGCAACAACCGCGAAACCTCGTCCGTGCTCGCCTGCACGTGCAGCCTCGATCGCGGCATTCAATGCAAGAAGGTTGGTTTGACGGGCGATATTGTTGATGACCTCCGTGATGCTGCCAATCTCTGCAGAACGTTCTCCGAGTCCGGTAACAAGTTCAGTCAACGACGCTATGGACGTTCGGACGGAACCCATTTGATCAACAGCCTGTTGGATAATCATATTCCCTTCAGCCGATTGGTTCGCTGCATCCACAGCGGATACGGATACGCTCTGCGCAAGCTCAGCAATCTGTTCCGAACCAATAGCCATTTCGCTCATCGCCTGGGAAGAACGTTTCACCATATTCACCTGGTCAGATGTGCCCACAGCCAGCTGCTCGACGGTTGCAGAAATTTGCTCCGATGCTTGTGTATTTTGCTCGGCACTCGCCAGCAGTTCTTCCGAAGAAGCAGCTACCTGCTCGGAAGTCACAGAAACGGACTGAATCATCGCACGCAAGTTGCCCGTCATGGTATTGAAGGAAGCAGCCAGCGTACCAAGCTCATCCTTATTTTTAAGTGTGATTGTTTCGCCTGTCAAATCACCGTTTGCAATCAGCATCGCCGAGGCGTTCATCTTCTGAATCGGTCTTGAGATGATGCTTGCAATGAAGAAAGCGATAAAGAGTGCGATCAGGAAGGAAATGATCGTCACCACTAAAATGATAATAAATGCACTATTTGCTTCATCCAGCGACTCAGCTGTCGCTTGTCCTGCTAATTCATTACTCATCGTAATCAGCTGGGCGATGGTATCATTGGCTGTATCCCATAATGGAAATGCCTCTGAATGCAGCCTGCTGGCTCCAACATAGTCGTTAGCCATACCCAGCTCGACAAATCCAGGCATTTTGGCCAAGTAGGCATCATAGTTCGTACTGAACGTATCATACAGCGCCATCGCTTCATCACTGCCCTTAATAAGCTCGATTAGCTGTTTTCGCTCTTCCTCAATCTTCGTCTGGAGCTGCTCTAAGGATTCACTTATCTCTGCGATTGAATTCTCATCCGTCTCAACAATGGCTGCAAGAGCCTGACGCTCCACGTCTGAGATATCACCATTCATCATGCCCAGAAGGCTGACGCTAGGCATCCACGTCTGATCGATCTCTTCAGAAGTATTGGACATACCATAAATCTGAATCAAGGCGTAGCTGCTCACGAAGGCAAGCAATGCTACCACAATCATGAACCCGGTCAACAATTTCATGCGAATCGTCAACCTCAATCTCCCCAACGCGTTCTCCCGCGTACTTTTCATATTCCCCACTCCTAACTTGGCCATAAACCAATACATATGTATAGTATATCGACACCTATCGACACGAATTGTAGATATCCGAATTTAATTTTCAACAAATTTCATATAACTTCGAAATATAAACAAAATAAGCCTCAAGTCTTTGGCACTGCCAAAAACTCAAGACTTTAATGGTTAACTTGCCGTATCCGCGTCCCACATCATTAGTTCCATTCTACCGGAAAACCCGCCGATGGATATGGATAAAGAAATCAGGAACCGACTTGGTATAGTTACGCGTCGTGATCAGAATAACACTCACCAGGCTGCCCAGAATGAATCCGCCAAGAATATCTCCCGGATAATGCACACCTACATATACTCGCGATACACCTGTCAGCACGGCAAGCAGCAGCATCCACAATCCGAAACGACGCCCGATGAAAAACGAAGCGGCAGCAAGTGCAAAGACAAATGAAGCATGCTTGCTTGGAAAAGACGGGTCCGGCACATGAGGCACCAGCAGATGCACTTTCCCTTCCACAAATGGTCTTGGATGACCTACGGCTGGGGAAA contains these protein-coding regions:
- a CDS encoding alpha-N-arabinofuranosidase; protein product: MVKAKMTVDKDFTIGVVDKRLYGSFIEHLGRAVYGGIYEPGHSSANEAGFRTDVLEMVKELQVPIVRYPGGNFVSGYNWEDSVGPVAERKRRLELAWRTIETNEFGFNEFVDWSKLANSEVMMAVNLGTRGVDAARNIVEYSNHPEGSYYSDLRIKHGYKEPHAVKTWCLGNEMDGPWQIGHKTAEEYGRVALEAAKVMKWTDPTIELVACGSSSLGMPTFPEWEATVLDHTYDHVEYLSLHQYYGNADDDTPTFLARSLEMDQFIETVMATCDYIKAKKRSKKTMYLSFDEWNVWYHSNESDKKLDPWQIAPPQLEDVYNHEDALLVGCMLISMLKHADRVKMACLAQLVNVIAPIMTDTGGAAWRQTIFYPFMHASVFGRGTALVPLIQSAKYDTKQITDVPYLEGIAVHNEEQGEVTVFAVNRHLEDSLQLEVDLRSFGQCSLLEHIVLESDDLKAVNTAAQPNRVAPHNRGGAEVSGTLVTASLAKASWNVIRLKIQ
- a CDS encoding ABC transporter ATP-binding protein; this encodes MSKTGLLRSYVVSNWPVYLAAVVLIIVSNVGQASLPRILGSFTDQLMQNTLQMNTVIRYSLWLLAIAIAYNLLFGTGQFMIMRLGRRFEFMTRERIFGKFSELSEHYFSKQGNGKLLSYVMNDVTSVREAISNGVTMMTNATFLLISCIVMMLLSGIPMSLILISIVPLLAIPFLVVFFGPRIRKRSRDVQDALANMTESAEEQLGGIRVTKTFAIEDGARARFGATVDAIKEKQLRLVRLSSLFQALLPLLGAISLVVSLLVGGILTMQNSITLGSFVALTLYLRIIMGPLQQIGNVINTMQRSGASLERVNDLLTEEPDVREFSGAKTLNAVNDITIEDLSFSYPGSSASALKHISLKIGAGQTVGIVGKTGSGKSTLVKLLLRTYEPPEGTIRMNGTDIRQLSLESLRSRIAYVPQDGFLFSTTIRDNIAFSDREVPLDTVERSARQAMIYDNIIRFPDQFDTLLGERGLTLSGGQRQRTSLARGLIKKAQVLILDDSMSAVDAVTESGILRSLREIGKGKTTLIISHRISAVRHADEIIVLDEGQITEQGTHSQLMAAEGLYAATYRLQEEGLHHEGS
- a CDS encoding ABC transporter ATP-binding protein, translated to MKDHKASTHTDKSPLPQASSGNNIGSGTAKEPSKRSSFKAMMSYAKPHRFAFLGIFFCSLLGISADLLQPYLVKIAIDDHLAIGQTSVGFLVKLAAIYLALAVISFIFTYVQNNLLQHVGQNIVSRIRKDLFRHISKMSMSFFDRFHIGSLVTNVSSDTETISSFFTQVLLSLIRDGMMLVLIIFFMFQLDPVLAGYSLIVLPVIAIVAILFRSKLRQAYQNARTRLSRLIAFTAENLSGMFLIQAFHQEEEQKKRFTEQNKLHLKANITQARSNVIFNRTFDILGNAALVMMVWLGGRAVLGESLQVGVLYAFISYIRQFFQPINQITMQWNTFQSTTVSMDRIWNILNTKPEVADPKPGTASSLEPRHVMGQIDFNDVSFGYRADRPLIQHLNLHLYPGEMVGIVGTTGAGKSTLISLLNRFYDVNQGSIEIDGTDIRQLPQAKLHRIVGLIQQEPFLFSGSIIDNVRMFREDITREQAIEACRFVGAHAMISRLPQGYDTRLSERGSGLSAGERQLISFARIVVFQPRILILDEATANLDSHTEQLVQQALETVSQGRTTIVIAHRLSTVMHADRILVMEHGEIVEEGSHQQLIEAQGIYADLYAHARETGGDTAIPG
- a CDS encoding S-layer homology domain-containing protein; the encoded protein is MKHKKGLAATLALCVSLTAGGASVLAFSDVKDEGQKTIVDALKSKGIVSGVTADLFRPDLALSEPQGVQLIVKAFGLKNEYAAASAQNKISPDTWYADAVQAATQNGLSIPVELNPQGKMTREQFVILLHEGINTTGNYPVIMKYNLVKDENKIGKDAISAVQNLLNMNIIELDKDGNFRPDQSLTRMEAASMIFNALEFVDKHGNGGSAEPAPETPGEGQQAIVPEVTTTKVDDKTTKVKLTAEMPHPGYGLKIDDVKLEKDGRAIVLYSIVQPDPDMMYPMVITEVTAETDIPAGYTAEAQPSGK
- a CDS encoding MBL fold metallo-hydrolase, with translation MKIQLIRHATLWLEYSDLNILVDPMFMDPEAMPAFPNTPNDLRNPRAALPETETNYMNPDVVIVTHTHVDHWDAVAAEQLRKDVPLLCQPGDENVFIDAGFTNVHAVDEKYEYHSVRFARTSGRHGTGEIAERMGKVSGFVLEADGEPVSYIAGDTIWCDEPAEAIGRYQPEVIVVNAGGARFTQGDPITMDGPDVAAVKQHAPDAHVIAVHMDAINHCMMSRTDLASYLASEQLDGQILIPRDGESFVFNSESKLE